The proteins below are encoded in one region of Sphingobium yanoikuyae:
- a CDS encoding AI-2E family transporter, translating to MERQSRHRRTQIEDGVFVALVVLVSIAFALVVEPFFGAILWGVIVAILFIPVNQGLLKLIPGHRNSAALLTLLLIIAIVIVPAIILSIALVQEATALYAQINVGKINIPHMFAQFQAALPDWASIGLRRLGISNFAAVQRLLTDGLTASFRTVAAQAFLIGQGAFSFIIALTVMLYLTFFLLRDGLDLTRKLDRAAPLRVLHRRALMRQFVIVIRATIKGSIVVAILQGLIGGLVFGALGISGALLWGVMMGFFSLLPAVGTGLIWAPVAIYLLATGAIWKGLILIFCGMFVIGMVDNLLRPILVGRDTRIPDYVVLITTLGGLQLFGFNGIVIGPVIAALFIATWQIVIRTRSNEAGAPPLTF from the coding sequence ATGGAAAGACAGAGCCGGCATCGCCGAACGCAGATTGAGGATGGGGTGTTCGTCGCCCTGGTGGTGCTGGTTTCCATCGCCTTCGCGCTGGTGGTCGAGCCCTTTTTCGGGGCGATCCTCTGGGGCGTGATCGTCGCCATCCTGTTCATCCCGGTGAACCAGGGGCTGCTCAAGCTGATCCCCGGTCATCGCAACAGCGCCGCGCTGCTGACGCTGCTGCTGATCATCGCGATCGTCATCGTGCCGGCCATCATCCTGTCGATCGCGCTGGTGCAGGAAGCGACCGCGCTCTACGCCCAGATCAATGTGGGGAAGATCAACATTCCGCACATGTTCGCGCAGTTCCAGGCGGCGCTGCCCGACTGGGCGTCGATCGGCCTGCGGCGGCTGGGCATATCCAATTTCGCGGCGGTCCAGCGGCTGCTGACCGACGGCCTGACCGCCAGTTTCCGCACCGTCGCGGCCCAGGCCTTCCTGATCGGCCAGGGCGCCTTCAGCTTCATCATCGCGCTGACGGTGATGCTCTATCTCACCTTCTTCCTGTTGCGCGACGGGCTCGACCTGACGCGCAAGCTGGACCGGGCCGCGCCGCTGCGGGTGCTGCATCGCCGCGCGCTGATGCGGCAATTCGTCATCGTCATCCGTGCGACGATCAAGGGCAGCATCGTCGTCGCCATCCTGCAGGGGCTGATCGGCGGGCTGGTGTTCGGCGCACTGGGCATTTCCGGCGCGCTGCTGTGGGGCGTGATGATGGGCTTCTTCTCGCTGCTGCCGGCCGTCGGCACCGGCCTCATCTGGGCGCCGGTGGCGATCTATCTGCTGGCGACCGGCGCGATCTGGAAGGGGCTGATCCTGATCTTCTGCGGCATGTTCGTGATCGGCATGGTCGACAATCTGCTGCGCCCGATCCTGGTCGGCCGCGACACCCGCATCCCCGACTATGTGGTGCTGATCACCACGCTCGGCGGGCTGCAATTGTTCGGCTTCAACGGCATCGTCATCGGGCCGGTGATCGCCGCCCTGTTCATCGCCACCTGGCAGATCGTGATCCGCACCCGCTCCAACGAAGCGGGCGCGCCACCGCTGACATTCTAG